From one Phocoena sinus isolate mPhoSin1 chromosome 6, mPhoSin1.pri, whole genome shotgun sequence genomic stretch:
- the FCN2 gene encoding ficolin-2 isoform X1: protein MEQRGVAMAIGPTVLATAFLCAVASAPDTCPEVKLVGLEGSDKLSILRGCPGLPGPAGPKGEAGASGQKGERGSPGVPGKAGPAGPKGTKGDRGEKGAGGEKGDPGQLHSCATGPRTCKELLTRGHFLSGWHTIYLPDCRPLTVLCDMDVDGGGWTVFQRRSDGSVDFYRDWAAYKQGFGSQLGEFWLGNDNIHALTAQGSSELRVDLVDFEGNHQFAKYQSFKMAAEAEKYKLVLGAFVGGSAGDSLTSHNNNAFSTKDQDSDKNTANCAVQYQGAWWYKDCHVSNLNGRYLGGPHESFANGINWRSGKGYNYSYKVSEMKVRAT, encoded by the exons ATGGAGCAGCGTGGAGTGGCCATGGCCATAGGGCCCACAGTGCTGGCCACCGCCTTCCTGTGCGCCGTGGCCTCCGCCCCCGACACCTGTCCAG AGGTGAAGCTGGTGGGTCTGGAGGGCTCCGACAAGCTCTCCATCCTCCGAGGCTGCCCGGGGCTGCCCGGACCCGCAGGGCCCAAAGGAGAGGCAGGCGCCAGTGGACAGAAGG GAGAGCGAGGTTCTCCCGGAGTCCCTGGGAAGGCAGGGCCGGCCGGGCCCAAAGGTACCAAAG GAGACCGAGGGGAAAAGGGCGCGGGCGGAGAGAAAG GAGACCCGGGGCAGCTTCATTCCTGTGCCACAG GACCTCGGACCTGTAAGGAGCTGCTCACCAGGGGGCACTTTCTGAGCGGCTGGCACACCATCTACCTGCCCGACTGCCGGCCCCTGACCGTGCTGTGTGACATGGACGTGGACGGCGGGGGGTGGACC GTTTTCCAGCGAAGGAGCGATGGCTCTGTGGACTTCTACCGGGACTGGGCCGCGTACAAGCAGGGCTTCGGCAGTCAGCTGGGAGAGTTCTGGCTGGGGAATGACAACATCCACGCCCTGACCGCCCAGG GAAGCAGCGAGCTGCGGGTGGACCTCGTGGACTTTGAGGGCAACCACCAATTTGCCAAGTACCAGTCATTCAAGATGGCGGCTGAGGCAGAGAAGTACAAGCTGGTCCTGGGAGCCTTTGTCGGGGGCAGTGCAG GTGATTCCCTGACGTCCCACAACAACAACGCCTTCTCCACCAAAGATCAAGACAGCGACAAAAATACTGCCAATTGTGCCGTGCAGTACCAGGGGGCCTGGTGGTACAAGGATTGTCATGTGTCAAACCTGAACGGTCGCTACCTTGGGGGGCCCCACGAGAGCTTTGCAAACGGCATCAACTGGAGGTCAGGGAAGGGGTACAACTACAGCTACAAGGTGTCGGAGATGAAGGTGCGGGCCACCTAG
- the FCN2 gene encoding ficolin-2 isoform X2, producing MEQRGVAMAIGPTVLATAFLCAVASAPDTCPEVKLVGLEGSDKLSILRGCPGLPGPAGPKGEAGASGQKGERGSPGVPGKAGPAGPKGTKGDPGQLHSCATGPRTCKELLTRGHFLSGWHTIYLPDCRPLTVLCDMDVDGGGWTVFQRRSDGSVDFYRDWAAYKQGFGSQLGEFWLGNDNIHALTAQGSSELRVDLVDFEGNHQFAKYQSFKMAAEAEKYKLVLGAFVGGSAGDSLTSHNNNAFSTKDQDSDKNTANCAVQYQGAWWYKDCHVSNLNGRYLGGPHESFANGINWRSGKGYNYSYKVSEMKVRAT from the exons ATGGAGCAGCGTGGAGTGGCCATGGCCATAGGGCCCACAGTGCTGGCCACCGCCTTCCTGTGCGCCGTGGCCTCCGCCCCCGACACCTGTCCAG AGGTGAAGCTGGTGGGTCTGGAGGGCTCCGACAAGCTCTCCATCCTCCGAGGCTGCCCGGGGCTGCCCGGACCCGCAGGGCCCAAAGGAGAGGCAGGCGCCAGTGGACAGAAGG GAGAGCGAGGTTCTCCCGGAGTCCCTGGGAAGGCAGGGCCGGCCGGGCCCAAAGGTACCAAAG GAGACCCGGGGCAGCTTCATTCCTGTGCCACAG GACCTCGGACCTGTAAGGAGCTGCTCACCAGGGGGCACTTTCTGAGCGGCTGGCACACCATCTACCTGCCCGACTGCCGGCCCCTGACCGTGCTGTGTGACATGGACGTGGACGGCGGGGGGTGGACC GTTTTCCAGCGAAGGAGCGATGGCTCTGTGGACTTCTACCGGGACTGGGCCGCGTACAAGCAGGGCTTCGGCAGTCAGCTGGGAGAGTTCTGGCTGGGGAATGACAACATCCACGCCCTGACCGCCCAGG GAAGCAGCGAGCTGCGGGTGGACCTCGTGGACTTTGAGGGCAACCACCAATTTGCCAAGTACCAGTCATTCAAGATGGCGGCTGAGGCAGAGAAGTACAAGCTGGTCCTGGGAGCCTTTGTCGGGGGCAGTGCAG GTGATTCCCTGACGTCCCACAACAACAACGCCTTCTCCACCAAAGATCAAGACAGCGACAAAAATACTGCCAATTGTGCCGTGCAGTACCAGGGGGCCTGGTGGTACAAGGATTGTCATGTGTCAAACCTGAACGGTCGCTACCTTGGGGGGCCCCACGAGAGCTTTGCAAACGGCATCAACTGGAGGTCAGGGAAGGGGTACAACTACAGCTACAAGGTGTCGGAGATGAAGGTGCGGGCCACCTAG